The genomic segment TAACCTTATTCTCATATGCAAAAGATGCTTTGCCGTGTGAAAAGTCATCTAGGTTTAGCGTATGAAGCATTTCGTTTCCATTGCCACCTTCACCCATTGTAATAACCAGCCATCCGTGCTTTTTGAGATAACTCATGCAGATGTCGCGTGGTGTCATTTCATCAACAGAATCAAAATACGTGCGCCCAACCAGCTTTTTAATCTCACTTTTTTTCATACTTTCCTCCGGGTAATATAATTAAGTTCGTTAACTATACCTTATCAGAAAGTACATGGATATTGCGCTGGTAATTATTTACAACTCATCCTTGGCCGAGCGCCGCAGAAGCTCTTCAAGAGCTTCTTTTGATACGGGGATTCTTGCAGAATCACCGCCGAAGGCCGCGGCCTCACCATAAACATTATCAAGATAGCTATCGTTTTTGGTAGGCATGTTGTAAAGATTCTTTTCTTGCGCCTTCTTTTCTTTTTCTATTTCTTCCAATCCGAGACGAATAAGTTCGGTAGTGGCTTCTGAGCGTGTTTGAAAGCGGCGCTCGAATCGAAAATCTTCAATCGCTTTAAACATCTCATCGTCTACGGAAATCATATATCGTTGTCTCTTTGTCGCCATAATATTGCCTCCTTGGTGTATATAATATCATGGTGATACACTGATGTAAAGATACAATTTTTAAAAAAGTTCTTGACAGGTGTATCACTGATACTCTATAATGATATCAACAGCAAGAGATACAGTGATACACTGGAAAGAGAGGTGAATTTTATGACTATGAGAACTAAAAGGACAATGGTTACCTTATTGCCAGAGTGGGAGCCTGTGCTTGACCAGTTAAAAAAAGAAAAATTTTATAACGACACTCAGGCCGAAATGCTGCGCTTTCTTATAGGGAAGGGGATAGAAGCCATAGAGACCGAGAGCACAGCAAAGAGAAAAGCACAATAAAAGGCCGCCCACGAGGAGCGGCGGATAAGGCCAGCGGAACCTATGGCTTGCAGACTTTGCAAGCATCACGACCTTGTGAAAGTGCTGTTCCATAAGAAACTTCATGGCCGTTTCCTTTCAAGGTAGGGCAGGTTTCGCGGTGATATTTGTTGCCCGTTTCTCCAATCCATACTGTGACAGGCGTGTCGGCTGGTTCCGGCGTAGGTGTCGGGGTAGGCGCTGGCGTGGGTGTTGGCTCTGGCGTAGGCGTTGGAGTAGGTGTAGGGTTGAGTGTCGGAGCAGAAACAGCATCCGGTTTGCGTGTCGAAGAGGCCTTGCGCGTAGGAGAAGGCGCAGGTGTATCATCAGGCAAAGGTGTTGGTTCTTCACTGGGCGATGGTGATGGCGAAGGAGATGGAGAAGGAGAAGGCGATGGTCTCACGCTGGGTAGCAGTGATGGAGAAACTGATGGTGAAGGTGAGACAGATGGCGAGGGCGCGGTAAAAATAGCATTCAAAATCTGC from the Christensenellaceae bacterium 44-20 genome contains:
- a CDS encoding ribbon-helix-helix domain-containing protein, giving the protein MATKRQRYMISVDDEMFKAIEDFRFERRFQTRSEATTELIRLGLEEIEKEKKAQEKNLYNMPTKNDSYLDNVYGEAAAFGGDSARIPVSKEALEELLRRSAKDEL